The nucleotide sequence TCTGTGACCAGGCCCTCGAGATGCTGTGGCCGGTGGCCGAGCGTCGCGGCTTCACGGTGGCACCGCGGGAGATCATCGGCGATGCCGCCGCCGAGTCGGCCTATGGCGAGCGCATTCCGGTGGTGCGCCGGGCCGACAGCGGCCGTGAGCTGTTCTGGCCCTTCTCCGAAACGGACCTCTACCGCTTCCTCCTCTGATGACAGGACTGCTCCGCTGTCTGCTGCCCCTGCTGCTGCTGGTCGCCGCTGCCGCGTCCGCGACTGAGCCATCCGGGCGCTGGGTGCTGGTGGATACCGAGCGCGAGGTGACCGAGGTACGCGAGGGCGGCGAGCGTCTGCTGGAGATTCGCGGCATCGCCTTCGGCCGCGGCGGTGTCGCCCCGCTGCACCTGAACGGCGACCAGACCACGCCCCTCGGCCGGTTTCGCATCACCCGCATCCATCGGGAAAGCCGCTTCCACATCTTCCTCGGGCTGAACTACCCCACCCTGGAGCATGTCGACCGGGCCCGCCGTGAGGGGCATATGGACCGGGCGGAATACCAGCGCACCCTGGACCACGCCCTGCGTTACGGCGGCATGCCGCAGGATGGCCCCCTGGGGGGACATATCGGGCTGCACGGCATCGGCGAGGGGGACCCGGAGATCCACCGCCGCTTCCACTGGACGCAGGGCTGCATCGCGATGACGAACAACGAGATCGAACGCCTCGCGGCCCTCGTGGACGTCGGCACGCCTGTCGTCGTCCGGTAACAGCGAACCGCTCGCGGACCGTAACGCCCTGCAAAACAGGCCTCTGGCAGGCGACACCAGGTATACTGGACCCAGCCTCTGCCGCGAAGGGCTTGAATCCGCAGGCCTGTATAGCAATGATGGCGACCAGCGGTCCGGCGCGGGCACCGCCCATCGGCACGGACCGTCGAGCGTGCCAGAGAATGAACAAGGAGCCATTCCAATGTCCCAGACCCTCAAGACTCTGCTTAAACTTTCCGCTGCGGCGGTTTCTCTCAGCTTCGTCGTCGGTTGCGCGACCCAGGCGTCCAGCGACATGCAGGCGCAGCTCGAGGAGACCACCCGTCTCGCCGAGCAGGCGAACAACCGGGCGCAGCAGGCCGATCAGAAGGCCGACACGGCCCTGAGCCGGTCCAGCAACGCGATGGACATGGCCGAGGAGGCCGAGGCCCTGGCCCGGTCCGCACAGCAGACCGCAGACCAGAACTCGGAGAAGATCGACCGCATGTTCGAGCGTTCCATGTACAAGTAACGCCCGATCGCCCGGCCCCGCGCCGGGGGTTGATCGAAAAAACCCCGCCAGCTGGCGGGGTTTTTTGTGGCCGCGCGAAATGACGGGCGTCAGTGCCCGCTGAACAGCATAAGCGCCGAGAGCGCGGCGACGATCCACATGGCGAGCCGCACCTCGCTGCCCCGCCCCGCCAGCACCTTGACCACCACGAAGGCGACGAAACCATAGGCGATGCCGTGGGTGATGGAGTAGGTCAGCGGCATGAGGATCATGGCGAGAAAGGCCGGGACGGCGATGGTGTAGTCCGCCCAGTCGATGCGCTGCACCGGCGCCATCATGAACAGCCCCACCAGCACCAGCACCGGCGCGGTGGCGATGGTGGGCACCAGCGAGAGCAGCGGCGAGAGGAACAGGAACGGAAGGAACAGCATCGCCGCCAGCACCGCCACCAGACCGGTGCGCCCGCCCTGGGCGATGCCGGCGCCGGACTCGATGTAGCTGTTCGTGGGGCTGGTGCCGAGCAGCGACGCGAGCATGGTGGTGCCTGCGTCCACCGTCATCGCCTGCCGGAGGTTGCGGGGATTCCCCTTCTCGTCCTTCAGCCCGGCGGCCTCGGAGAGACCGAGGAAGGTCGACAGGGCATCGAAGAAATTGGTGAACAGGAACACGAAGATGAACGGCCAGTAGGCCACGGACAGCGCGCCGAGGATGTCCACCTGGAGCACGGCGCTGAAGTCCGGCGCCGCGAACAGCCCCTGCCAGTTGACCAGCGTGGTGGCGTCCGAGCCGGGCGGGGCGAAGCGGCTGCCGTCTCCCCACAGGCGCCCGATGGGGATGGCGAGGATAGTGGTGGCAATGATGCCGAGGATCAGCGCTCCGGTAACCCGGCGCGCCACCAGCACGGCGGTGATGCCGAGGCCGGCGAGAAAGGTGAGCACCGCGGCGTCCACCGGCGCGGCGGTGACGAGCGTCGCCGGACTCTGCACGATGAACTGTGCGTTCTTGAACCCGATCAGCGTGATGAACAGCCCGATGCCGCAGGTGATGCCGTAGCGAAGCTGGGCCGGGATGGCGTCGACGATCCACTGGCGGACGTTGAACACCGCAAGCATCGAGAACAGCACGCCGGCCCAGAACACGCAGCCCAGCGCCGTCTGCCACTCGATTCCCGCCCCCTGGACCAGGGTGTAGCTGAACAGTGCGTTCATCCCCATACCTGGCGCCACCAGGATCGGGTTGCGCGCGTACAGCCCCATGCCGAGGCTCGCGATGAAGCTGATGATCACCGTGGCCGTGAGCGCCGCCGGAAACGGGATCCCGGCGTCGCTCAGGATCGCGGGATTGACCACGATGATGTACATCGCCGCCAGGAAGGTGGCGAGCCCCGCCAGCAGCTCGGTACGCAGCGTGCTGC is from Spiribacter halobius and encodes:
- a CDS encoding Lpp/OprI family alanine-zipper lipoprotein: MSQTLKTLLKLSAAAVSLSFVVGCATQASSDMQAQLEETTRLAEQANNRAQQADQKADTALSRSSNAMDMAEEAEALARSAQQTADQNSEKIDRMFERSMYK
- a CDS encoding glutaredoxin family protein; translated protein: MTGITHGGRRTLDFYTTDGCHLCDQALEMLWPVAERRGFTVAPREIIGDAAAESAYGERIPVVRRADSGRELFWPFSETDLYRFLL
- a CDS encoding NCS2 family permease, whose translation is MQRSVSDAAGAASARSGVGAALERYFDIPANGSTLRTELLAGLATFLAAMYIIVVNPAILSDAGIPFPAALTATVIISFIASLGMGLYARNPILVAPGMGMNALFSYTLVQGAGIEWQTALGCVFWAGVLFSMLAVFNVRQWIVDAIPAQLRYGITCGIGLFITLIGFKNAQFIVQSPATLVTAAPVDAAVLTFLAGLGITAVLVARRVTGALILGIIATTILAIPIGRLWGDGSRFAPPGSDATTLVNWQGLFAAPDFSAVLQVDILGALSVAYWPFIFVFLFTNFFDALSTFLGLSEAAGLKDEKGNPRNLRQAMTVDAGTTMLASLLGTSPTNSYIESGAGIAQGGRTGLVAVLAAMLFLPFLFLSPLLSLVPTIATAPVLVLVGLFMMAPVQRIDWADYTIAVPAFLAMILMPLTYSITHGIAYGFVAFVVVKVLAGRGSEVRLAMWIVAALSALMLFSGH
- a CDS encoding L,D-transpeptidase family protein; translated protein: MTGLLRCLLPLLLLVAAAASATEPSGRWVLVDTEREVTEVREGGERLLEIRGIAFGRGGVAPLHLNGDQTTPLGRFRITRIHRESRFHIFLGLNYPTLEHVDRARREGHMDRAEYQRTLDHALRYGGMPQDGPLGGHIGLHGIGEGDPEIHRRFHWTQGCIAMTNNEIERLAALVDVGTPVVVR